AAAAATTGATAAGCTGGGTTATTAGTTTCATCTTTGCATTGATAGCCAAGCTCTTCTAAATGCTTAGAAAAATCAATAAGATCTGAGTCTCTCAACTCAAAGCCACACAAGACTCGACCGTAATCAGCACCGTGGTTACGGTAGTTAAATAAGCTTATATTCCAATGTGTACCTAATGTACTTAAAAATTTAACAAGTGCACCGGGGTATTCTGGAAATTCGAAGCTGTATAGACGTTCTTTAAGTGGTTTTAGTGGTTTTCCACCGATCATATAACGGATATGAAGCTTTGCCATTTCATCATCAGAAAGATCAACAACAGGATAGTCACCTTGTTGTAAGTCATGAATGATATTATTCAGCTCTTCTTGTCCATCTTGTAAACGAACACCCACAAATATATTGGCTTTTTTATCGTCATGATAACGATAATTGAACTCTGTAACCGCCCTTCCACCAATAAGATTACAAAACTCAAAGAATGCTCCCTGACGTTCTGGAATAGTAACGGCAAGTAACCCTTCTCGTTTTTCGCCTAATTCACAGCGTTCTGATACGTAACGTAACCCATGAAAATTAGTATTTGCACCTGAAAGCACCGTACTTAGTTGCTTGTCTTTAAGTTGGTGCTGGTCAGCGAATTTCTTTAATCCAGCTAAAGCGAGTGCACCTGATGGCTCGGCAATTGCTCTAGTGTCTTCAAAGATGTCTTTTACTGCGGAACAAATCTCATCGCTAGAAACGGTAATATGACCATCAATATATTGTTGGCATAAACGGAACGTTTCATCACCAATTCGTTTAACGGCAACCCCATCAGCGAACATACTCACTTGATCGAGAACTACAGGCTCTCCAGCATCTAATGCGGCTTTTAAACAAGCTGAATCTTCTGGTTCTACGGCGATGACTTTTATCTCTGGCATGAGCTGTTTAATGAGAACGGCAACTCCCGCGGCTAAGCCACCACCACCAACAGGAACAAATATATAATCTAAATGTCCATTTTGTTGCAGCATCTCCATACCAATTGTTCCCTGACCAGCAATTACTAATGGGTGATCAAATGGAGGTACAAAGGTATAGCCATGAAGCGTGGCTAATCGTTCGGCTTCGGCTTTGGCTTCATCAAAATTTCGACCATGTAATATAACGTGACCGCCAAAACCTTTAACCGCTTCTACT
The Aliivibrio salmonicida LFI1238 genome window above contains:
- the ilvA gene encoding threonine ammonia-lyase, biosynthetic; the encoded protein is MTTPSYQTGAEYLRQILRAPVYDVATVTQLQDMPRLSERIQNRVQLKREDRQPVHSFKLRGAYNMVSSLTEEQQKAGVIAASAGNHAQGMALSGTKLGIQTTIVMPRTTPDIKVEAVKGFGGHVILHGRNFDEAKAEAERLATLHGYTFVPPFDHPLVIAGQGTIGMEMLQQNGHLDYIFVPVGGGGLAAGVAVLIKQLMPEIKVIAVEPEDSACLKAALDAGEPVVLDQVSMFADGVAVKRIGDETFRLCQQYIDGHITVSSDEICSAVKDIFEDTRAIAEPSGALALAGLKKFADQHQLKDKQLSTVLSGANTNFHGLRYVSERCELGEKREGLLAVTIPERQGAFFEFCNLIGGRAVTEFNYRYHDDKKANIFVGVRLQDGQEELNNIIHDLQQGDYPVVDLSDDEMAKLHIRYMIGGKPLKPLKERLYSFEFPEYPGALVKFLSTLGTHWNISLFNYRNHGADYGRVLCGFELRDSDLIDFSKHLEELGYQCKDETNNPAYQFFLS